One window from the genome of Enterobacter pseudoroggenkampii encodes:
- a CDS encoding carbamate kinase family protein, translating into MKELMVVAIGGNSIIKDNASQSIEHQAQAVKAVAESVLEMLASDYDIVLTHGNGPQVGLDLRRAEIAHEREGLPLTPLANCVADTQGGIGYLIQQALNNRLAARGEQKAVTVVTQVEVDKNDPGFTHPTKPIGAFFSEVQRDELQRTHPDWHFVEDSGRGYRRVVASPQPLRIVEAGAIKTLTQKGYVVIGAGGGGIPVVRSEQGDYQSVDAVIDKDLSTALLAREIGADVLVITTGVEKVCVNFGKPNQQALDTVNVAQMRRYMEEGHFPAGSMLPKIVASLEFLYHGGKRVIITSPDCLPAALRGETGTHILNEGR; encoded by the coding sequence ATGAAAGAGCTTATGGTCGTCGCCATTGGCGGCAACAGCATTATCAAAGACAACGCCAGCCAGTCGATTGAACATCAGGCGCAGGCGGTTAAAGCGGTGGCAGAGTCGGTGCTCGAAATGCTGGCCTCCGACTATGACATCGTGCTCACCCACGGCAACGGTCCGCAGGTGGGACTGGATCTGCGCCGCGCCGAAATCGCCCACGAGCGGGAAGGGCTTCCCCTCACGCCGCTGGCAAACTGCGTGGCGGACACCCAGGGCGGCATCGGCTACCTCATTCAGCAGGCGCTGAACAACCGCCTTGCCGCGCGCGGGGAGCAAAAAGCGGTCACGGTCGTCACGCAGGTGGAGGTGGATAAAAACGATCCCGGTTTTACGCACCCGACGAAACCGATCGGCGCGTTCTTCAGCGAGGTACAGCGCGACGAGCTGCAGCGCACGCACCCGGACTGGCACTTTGTTGAGGATTCGGGCCGGGGATATCGCCGCGTGGTGGCTTCACCGCAGCCGCTGCGGATTGTTGAGGCGGGTGCCATTAAGACGCTGACCCAAAAAGGGTATGTCGTCATCGGCGCGGGCGGCGGCGGGATCCCGGTCGTGCGCAGCGAACAGGGGGATTACCAGAGCGTCGACGCGGTGATTGATAAAGATCTCTCCACCGCGCTGCTGGCGCGGGAGATTGGCGCCGACGTGCTGGTGATTACCACCGGCGTGGAAAAGGTATGCGTCAACTTCGGCAAGCCAAACCAGCAGGCGCTGGACACCGTTAACGTGGCGCAGATGAGGCGTTATATGGAGGAAGGCCACTTCCCGGCAGGAAGCATGCTGCCCAAAATCGTCGCTTCGCTGGAATTTTTATACCACGGCGGCAAACGCGTGATTATCACCTCGCCGGACTGCCTGCCCGCCGCGCTGCGCGGGGAAACCGGTACCCATATTTTGAATGAAGGAAGATAA